In a single window of the Papaver somniferum cultivar HN1 chromosome 8, ASM357369v1, whole genome shotgun sequence genome:
- the LOC113304240 gene encoding kinesin-like protein KIN-14J, which translates to MDSEFRYGDLVNGKPTMGTNESKRRAEIVEWLHDVVPGSKLPLDASEEDLREYLINGAVFDNILNRLSLESVDEVDNSNFSSESYLESVSRFLEAMYDMGLPKFDLQDLEQGSMKPVLECLWAVKEKFSLIPGEVTCSSSIRSPNIGRRSWSLSGAEFDGSLDISPPGHSSLGSTDERRKNTQDSKFKRVLRSHVASEPSAALIHHVGHKFHEVFQLKEGRYADLPESKISEMMKSNSLDNAPTQSLLSVIRGILDECIEKKNGEIPQRVSILLKKVMLEIERRIATQADHIRSQNNLYKSREDKYQSRIRVLETLATGTSEETQIAMNRLQQLKNEKTKMEERKKQEEHDVVRLMKEKDQTEVEISTLRQELEITKKNYEQRSLQLEEQAKETQAEFDQKLNKLESLLAESKNKETQLEAFSESKAQKWNKKEQKYQSFMDFQFQALQELRQTSESIKQEVINVQRNYAEEFGRLGTKLKGLADAAENYHMVLTENRRLYNEVQDLKGNIRVYCRVRPFLSGQNKKQTTIEYIGENGELVVANPSKQGKDSHRSFKFNKVYGQQTTQEEVFLDTQPLIRSVLDGYNVCIFAYGQTGSGKTYTMTGPDASSRKDWGVNYRALNDLFQISQNRRSSFLYEVGVQMVEIYNEQVRDLLQTGGSQKRLGIWTSSQPNGLAVPDASMHPVNSTSDVLELMQIGLANRAVGSTALNERSSRSHSVLTVHVRGTDLETEATLRGSLHLVDLAGSERVDRSEVTGDRLREAQYINKSLSALGDVIFALSQKNGHVPYRNSKLTQVLQSSLGGQAKTLMFVQLNPDADSYSETLSTLKFAERVSGVELGAAKSNKEGREVRELMDQVSSLKEIVAKKDDEIERLQSLKDSRSLSGTNGEKRGLNSLRHGSASPRRHSLSAQGSRRLPKAGLVEKAASDQDNCSEYSDKHSETGSQQSLDEFKHHKEFFRQSKLAVVNGVEDFSADGDLLGFGDVESEERLSDISDGGLSMGTETDGSISSIVELTLFPETAKPAETTGTEKVKAPTKIPRPPSASRLQTAVSAPVRPAATKETVKAPTSAKKAALGSSSSAKLTTSSSSKRWQ; encoded by the exons ATGGATTCTGAATTCCGATATGGAGATCTTGTTAATGGGAAACCAACAATGGGAACCAATGAAA GTAAGCGACGAGCAGAAATAGTGGAGTGGTTACATGATGTGGTCCCTGGTTCGAAGCTCCCATTGGATGCTTCTGAAGAGGACCTCAGAGAATATCTGATCAATGGGGCTGTTTTTGATAATATTTTGAACAGGCTGAGTCTGGAATCTGTTGATGAG GTTGATAATTCAAACTTCTCTTCGGAGTCATATTTGGAGAGTGTTTCAAGGTTTCTGGAGGCTATGTATGATATGGGATTGCCCAAGTTTGACTTGCAAGACCTAGAACAG GGATCTATGAAACCAGTTTTGGAGTGTCTCTGGGCAGTTAAGGAAAAGTTTAGTTTAATCCCTGGAGAAGTCACATGTTCATCTTCGATCAGAAGTCCAAACATTGGAAGGAGGAGCTGGAGCTTATCAGGAGCAGAATTTGATGGTTCACTGGATATTTCTCCTCCAGGACATAGTTCTTTGGGGTCTACAGATGAGAGACGGAAGAATACACAAGACTCAAAATTCAAGCGTGTTTTGCGAAGTCATGTTGCATCAG AACCGTCAGCTGCATTGATACATCATGTTGGACATAAGTTTCATGAGGTGTTTCAGTTGAAAGAAGGACGTTATGCTGATCTTCCTGAATCTAAAATATCTGAAATGATGAAATCAAATAGTTTGGAT AACGCCCCAACTCAATCGCTTTTGAGTGTCATTCGTGGAATCTTAGATGAGTGCATCGAAAAGAAAAATGGGGAAATACCTCAA CGTGTATCAATCCTTTTGAAGAAAGTTATGTTAGAAATTGAGCGACGAATTGCAACTCAAGCAGACCACATTAGAAGT CAAAACAATCTGTACAAGTCTCGCGAAGATAAGTATCAATCTCGAATTAGAGTACTTGAAACCCTTGCAACTGGGACTAGTGAAGAGACCCAG ATTGCAATGAACAGGCTTCAGCAGTTAAAG AATGAGAAAACCAAAATGGAAGAGCGGAAGAAACAAGAAGAACATGATGTGGTTAGATTAATGAAAGAGAAGGATCAGACTGAGGTTGAAATATCAACTCTGAGACAAGAATTGGAAATAACCAAGAAAAACTACGAACAACGTTCCCTACAATTGGAAGAACAGGCGAAAGAAACTCAAGCTGAGTTCGATCAGAAGTTGAATAAGCTTGAGTCCCTTTTGGCAGAGTCTAAAAATAAGGAGACACAACTAGAGGCATTTTCTGAATCCAAAGCTCAAAAGTGGAACaagaaagaacaaaaataccAGAGTTTCATGGATTTCCAGTTCCAGGCTCTTCAG GAACTAAGGCAGACTTCTGAGTCCATTAAGCAAGAAGTTATCAATGTTCAAAGGAATTACGCAGAGGAATTTGGTCGCTTGG GGACAAAGCTTAAAGGATTAGCAGATGCGGCTGAAAATTATCACATGGTTCTTACAGAAAACAGAAGGCTGTACAATGAGGTTCAAGACTTAAAAG GAAATATTAGAGTATACTGTCGTGTACGGCCCTTTTTATCTGGACAGAACAAAAAGCAGACAACCATAGAATATATTGGCGAAAACGGAGAGTTGGTTGTTGCAAATCCTTCCAAACAGGGGAAAGATAGTCATCGCTCCTTCAAGTTTAACAAGGTTTATGGTCAGCAAACTACTCAAG AGGAAGTATTTTTGGACACACAACCGTTAATACGATCAGTTCTTGATGGTTACAATGTATGCATCTTTGCCTATGGTCAAACTGGGTCAGGGAAGACATACACAATG ACTGGGCCTGATGCATCATCGCGGAAGGACTGGGGTGTCAATTACCGTGCGCTAAATGATCTTTTCCAAATATCCCAGAATAGAAGAAGCTCTTTCTTATATGAAGTTGGTGTTCAAATGGTTGAGATTTATAACGAACAAGTCCGTGATTTACTACAAACGGGAGGTTCTCAGAAAAG ACTTGGGATCTGGACCAGTTCACAACCCAATGGGTTAGCTGTCCCTGATGCTAGCATGCACCCTGTTAACTCTACGTCTGATGTCCTTGAGTTAATGCAAATTGGGTTAGCAAACCGAGCTGTAGGTTCCACTGCTCTTAATGAAAGAAGTAGTAGATCACACAG TGTTCTTACGGTTCATGTACGTGGTACGGACTTGGAGACAGAGGCTACTTTGCGTGGTAGTCTTCATTTAGTGGATCTTGCTGGAAGCGAAAGAGTTGATCGCTCAGAGGTAACTGGAGACAGACTCAGGGAAGCGCAATACATTAACAAATCACTTTCTGCTCTTGGCGACGTTATCTTTGCTCTGTCTCAGAAGAATGGTCATGTACCTTACAGAAATAGCAAACTAACTCAAGTGCTTCAGAGCTCTCTAG GTGGTCAGGCAAAGACTCTCATGTTTGTACAACTTAACCCTGATGCTGATTCATATTCTGAGACTCTAAGTACCTTGAAGTTTGCCGAAAGGGTCTCTGGGGTTGAGCTGGGTGCTGCAAAGAGTAACAAAGAGGGAAGAGAAGTTAGAGAACTAATGGATCAGGTCTCATCACTTAAGGAGATAGTAGCAAAGAAAGATGATGAGATTGAACGATTGCAATCGCTTAAAGATTCCAGAAGCTTGTCTGGCACCAATGGTGAAAAGCGCGGCTTAAACTCGTTGAGACATGGATCAGCCTCCCCGAGGAGACATTCTCTTAGTGCACAGGGAAGTCGGAGATTACCGAAAGCTGGCCTTGTTGAAAAAGCAGCGTCGGATCAGGATAATTGCTCGGAATACAGTGATAAGCATTCTGAAACTGGTTCTCAGCAATCATTGGATGAATTCAAGCACCATAAGGAGTTTTTCCGGCAGTCTAAACTTGCTGTAGTGAATGGTGTTGAAGACTTTTCTGCGGATGGAGACCTCTTAGGGTTTGGTGATGTGGAATCTGAGGAAAGATTGAGTGACATTTCTGATGGTGGCCTTTCTATGGGAACTGAAACTGATGGCTCAATAAGCAGCATAGTCGAGTTAACCCTTTTTCCTGAAACTGCAAAACCTGCAGAGACTACAGGCACAGAAAA GGTTAAAGCACCAACGAAAATTCCCCGTCCACCATCAGCAAGCAGACTTCAAACAGCAGTTTCAGCACCTGTTCGACCAGCAGCTACCAAGGAAACTGTTAAGGCCCCAACAA GTGCAAAAAAAGCAGCTCTTGGCAGCAGCTCTTCAGCAAAGctcaccacctcctcctcctcgaaAAGGTGGCAGTAA
- the LOC113306578 gene encoding uncharacterized protein LOC113306578 isoform X1 produces MEIESVIEFLSYVPLLQRLPTSSVHKIAQLIQFKHYNSGEYVGREGEIKYGIYFIWQGEVEVRGVSVNVENEDHSEIQLKRYDYFGHGAVSSSHEADVIALTKLTCLMLPSEYSTLLQPKSIWAAEDEGLSMVERVLQLEPIDVNIFRGFTLPEAPTFAQVFGGQLIAQSLAAATKTVDCGKFVHSLHSYFLLVGNLNIPVIYEVHRLRDGNSFATRRVDAIQNGNVIFTLLASFQKDENGCEHQEVTMPSVPSPETLLTMEELRERRLHLPPFPRDHRENLDSYVPWPVDIKFCVKADSSQTKAPPSMRYWFKVKGKLSDDLALHRCVVAYTSDLIFSAISLNPHYENGVKTLALSLDHSMWFHRSFRADEWILYVIESPCAASGRGYASAHMFNKKGELIISLVQEALTRKIRAPRPIAQSNL; encoded by the exons ATGGAGATCGAATCAG TAATCGAGTTTCTATCTTACGTTCCGTTATTACAAAGGCTCCCAACTTCATCAGTGCATAAGATTGCCCAACTTATCCAGTTCAAACATTACA ATTCAGGTGAGTATGTTGGGCGAGAAGGAGAAATTAAGTATGGAATTTACTTCATCTGGCAGGGTGAG GTGGAAGTTCGCGGTGTGTCAGTTAATGTGGAGAATGAAGATCATTCAGAAATTCAATTGAAAAGATATGATTACTTTGGTCATG GGGCAGTAAGTTCCTCTCACGAGGCTGATGTGATTGCTTTAACTAAG CTAACCTGCTTGATGTTGCCCAGTGAATATAGTACGTTGCTGCAGCCAAAATCAATCTGGGCAGCAGAAGATGAGGGACTCTCAATGGTGGAACGTGTACTGCAGTTGGAACCAATTGAT GTAAATATATTCCGGGGATTCACATTGCCTGAAGCTCCAACGTTTGCACAGGTTTTTGGGGGACAGTTGATTGCACAG TCACTGGCTGCCGCGACAAAGACTGTTGATTGTGGAAAATTTGTACATAGTTTGCACAGTTATTTCTTACTTGTTGGGAATCTAAACA TACCAGTTATATATGAGGTTCATCGATTGCGTGATGGGAATAGCTTCGCTACCCGAAGAGTAGATGCAATACAAAATGGAAATGTCATATTCACTTTGCTCGCTTCATTTCAG AAAGACGAAAACGGGTGCGAACACCAGGAAGTTACAATGCCATCTGTTCCATCTCCAGAAACG CTTCTAACAATGGAAGAGTTGCGAGAGAGGCGtcttcatcttcctccttttCCCAG GGACCATCGGGAGAATCTCGATTCTTACGTTCCTTGGCCTGTAGATATAAAGTTTTGTGTGAAAGCTGACAGTAGCCAAACTAAAGCACCACCAAG TATGAGGTACTGGTTTAAGGTAAAAGGAAAGCTTTCAGATGACCTGGCTTTGCATAG ATGTGTGGTTGCTTATACTTCAGATCTTATATTCAGTGCAATAAGCTTAAATCCACATTATGAAAACGGTGTGAAGACATTAGCACTCAGTTTGGACCACTC GATGTGGTTTCACCGGTCATTTAGAGCTGATGAATGGATACTATATGTG ATTGAAAGTCCGTGTGCGGCTAGTGGGCGTGGATATGCTTCTGCACATATGTTTAATAAAAAAGGAGAG CTTATCATTTCATTGGTTCAAGAGGCTCTAACCAGGAAAATTCGAGCACCGCGTCCAATTGCCCAATCAAATCTGTAA
- the LOC113306578 gene encoding uncharacterized protein LOC113306578 isoform X2: MEIESVIEFLSYVPLLQRLPTSSVHKIAQLIQFKHYNSGEYVGREGEIKYGIYFIWQGEVEVRGVSVNVENEDHSEIQLKRYDYFGHGAVSSSHEADVIALTKLTCLMLPSEYSTLLQPKSIWAAEDEGLSMVERVLQLEPIDVNIFRGFTLPEAPTFAQVFGGQLIAQSLAAATKTVDCGKFVHSLHSYFLLVGNLNIPVIYEVHRLRDGNSFATRRVDAIQNGNVIFTLLASFQKDENGCEHQEVTMPSVPSPETLLTMEELRERRLHLPPFPRDHRENLDSYVPWPVDIKFCVKADSSQTKAPPSMRYWFKVKGKLSDDLALHRCVVAYTSDLIFSAISLNPHYENGVKTLALSLDHSMWFHRSFRADEWILYVIESPCAASGRGYASAHMFNKKGERL, translated from the exons ATGGAGATCGAATCAG TAATCGAGTTTCTATCTTACGTTCCGTTATTACAAAGGCTCCCAACTTCATCAGTGCATAAGATTGCCCAACTTATCCAGTTCAAACATTACA ATTCAGGTGAGTATGTTGGGCGAGAAGGAGAAATTAAGTATGGAATTTACTTCATCTGGCAGGGTGAG GTGGAAGTTCGCGGTGTGTCAGTTAATGTGGAGAATGAAGATCATTCAGAAATTCAATTGAAAAGATATGATTACTTTGGTCATG GGGCAGTAAGTTCCTCTCACGAGGCTGATGTGATTGCTTTAACTAAG CTAACCTGCTTGATGTTGCCCAGTGAATATAGTACGTTGCTGCAGCCAAAATCAATCTGGGCAGCAGAAGATGAGGGACTCTCAATGGTGGAACGTGTACTGCAGTTGGAACCAATTGAT GTAAATATATTCCGGGGATTCACATTGCCTGAAGCTCCAACGTTTGCACAGGTTTTTGGGGGACAGTTGATTGCACAG TCACTGGCTGCCGCGACAAAGACTGTTGATTGTGGAAAATTTGTACATAGTTTGCACAGTTATTTCTTACTTGTTGGGAATCTAAACA TACCAGTTATATATGAGGTTCATCGATTGCGTGATGGGAATAGCTTCGCTACCCGAAGAGTAGATGCAATACAAAATGGAAATGTCATATTCACTTTGCTCGCTTCATTTCAG AAAGACGAAAACGGGTGCGAACACCAGGAAGTTACAATGCCATCTGTTCCATCTCCAGAAACG CTTCTAACAATGGAAGAGTTGCGAGAGAGGCGtcttcatcttcctccttttCCCAG GGACCATCGGGAGAATCTCGATTCTTACGTTCCTTGGCCTGTAGATATAAAGTTTTGTGTGAAAGCTGACAGTAGCCAAACTAAAGCACCACCAAG TATGAGGTACTGGTTTAAGGTAAAAGGAAAGCTTTCAGATGACCTGGCTTTGCATAG ATGTGTGGTTGCTTATACTTCAGATCTTATATTCAGTGCAATAAGCTTAAATCCACATTATGAAAACGGTGTGAAGACATTAGCACTCAGTTTGGACCACTC GATGTGGTTTCACCGGTCATTTAGAGCTGATGAATGGATACTATATGTG ATTGAAAGTCCGTGTGCGGCTAGTGGGCGTGGATATGCTTCTGCACATATGTTTAATAAAAAAGGAGAG AGGCTCTAA